The following proteins come from a genomic window of Gimesia chilikensis:
- a CDS encoding ADP-ribosylglycohydrolase family protein, whose protein sequence is MNRPTESSVLGTLIGGAVGDAMGAPFEGLWADSIPSAESLAASFHEYHGYPNGQYTDDTQLTLATIRSIVDQKDIVVADIARQIAELWRHHSVIGPGGACTQAAEHYLATGDHRNMGASVGQAGNGTAMRTAALGLWFDDQKSLIPTVADISRITHQDSRSVAGGVAIAVAANQLLSSSEINPRDFCSEISDACRDINTELADLLQQLPDQLNDDGILDFIAHAGQSTPEFDKPIISPFVIPTVLASIYSILINLDSWIGAVTFSIRLGGDVDTLGAIVGALAGARHGIDSIPQNLIDCLQDSKEIEVLATRYHLAILTQTGED, encoded by the coding sequence ATGAATCGTCCAACAGAATCCAGTGTTTTGGGAACGCTTATTGGTGGTGCCGTTGGCGACGCGATGGGAGCGCCGTTCGAGGGACTCTGGGCCGACTCAATTCCATCCGCTGAATCATTAGCTGCCTCTTTCCATGAATATCATGGATATCCGAATGGTCAATACACCGATGACACGCAATTGACTCTGGCCACAATCCGGTCGATCGTCGACCAGAAAGACATCGTTGTTGCTGATATTGCCAGGCAAATAGCAGAGCTGTGGCGACATCATTCTGTCATCGGCCCCGGCGGTGCCTGTACCCAGGCTGCAGAACATTACCTGGCCACTGGAGACCATCGCAACATGGGTGCGTCCGTTGGTCAAGCTGGTAATGGAACTGCCATGCGAACCGCCGCATTGGGACTTTGGTTTGACGATCAGAAGTCCCTGATTCCGACTGTCGCTGACATTTCGCGAATCACGCACCAGGATTCACGCAGCGTTGCTGGAGGTGTTGCGATTGCAGTGGCTGCAAATCAACTGTTGTCCTCAAGCGAAATCAATCCACGCGATTTCTGCAGTGAAATTTCTGACGCCTGTCGTGATATCAATACTGAGTTAGCTGACCTGCTCCAACAATTACCAGATCAACTCAACGATGATGGAATATTGGATTTCATCGCTCACGCGGGCCAAAGCACCCCGGAATTCGATAAGCCGATCATTTCGCCATTCGTTATTCCGACAGTGCTCGCGTCGATCTACAGTATACTTATCAATCTGGATTCGTGGATCGGAGCCGTTACTTTTTCCATACGTCTTGGAGGAGATGTTGACACACTGGGAGCAATTGTTGGTGCACTGGCGGGAGCACGTCACGGAATTGATTCAATCCCGCAGAATCTGATAGACTGCCTGCAGGATTCAAAAGAGATTGAAGTGCTGGCGACTCGTTATCATCTGGCGATTCTTACTCAAACAGGAGAGGACTAG
- a CDS encoding DCN1-like protein gives MSSKVAATKPSATSQDYIVLNEPPEALLEKMALLYAPEDAAWPGTVDEFVENGHPILPYAIKQLQEDEEISPEVAEQLLDRVHRSPEVPVDAQRIVTLLEVACYADVMCHRVEYPLRVATLDYVKSNLDAPETQNALAWIRESYQSGLPLDAPGDETGEFRGMLVKAMRARLNEYAKRVTSTPQEQQGSK, from the coding sequence ATGTCATCAAAGGTGGCAGCGACAAAGCCGTCTGCTACTTCTCAAGATTACATCGTTCTCAATGAGCCACCCGAAGCTCTGCTCGAGAAGATGGCTCTGCTGTATGCTCCAGAGGATGCAGCCTGGCCGGGCACAGTGGATGAGTTTGTCGAAAACGGACATCCCATCCTGCCTTATGCGATTAAGCAACTTCAGGAAGATGAAGAGATCTCACCGGAGGTGGCAGAGCAGCTTCTGGATCGGGTCCATCGGTCCCCGGAAGTTCCCGTCGATGCACAACGTATTGTCACGCTGCTGGAAGTCGCCTGCTACGCAGATGTCATGTGTCATCGTGTCGAATACCCGCTCAGGGTCGCGACGCTGGACTACGTCAAATCAAATCTCGATGCACCGGAGACCCAAAACGCCCTGGCCTGGATCCGCGAGTCGTATCAGAGCGGCCTCCCTCTGGATGCTCCCGGTGATGAAACCGGCGAATTCCGCGGGATGCTCGTTAAAGCAATGCGAGCCCGGCTCAATGAGTATGCCAAACGAGTGACAAGCACACCCCAGGAACAACAGGGGAGCAAATAA
- a CDS encoding EthD family reductase, with protein MYRLTVMYGHPEDPAEFDRYYREVHIPLARQMKGLTGWTIGKCQSAEAGNPPPYYLIVSLYAESATAMQEILESPEGQATIADVPNFATGGVMFMYDEEEVLIPVELS; from the coding sequence ATGTATCGCCTGACAGTAATGTATGGACACCCTGAAGACCCTGCGGAATTCGATCGCTATTATCGCGAGGTACACATCCCCCTGGCCAGACAGATGAAAGGGCTCACCGGCTGGACGATCGGCAAGTGCCAGTCAGCCGAGGCGGGTAACCCGCCCCCTTACTATCTGATTGTCAGCCTGTATGCGGAATCTGCGACCGCGATGCAGGAGATTCTGGAAAGCCCCGAAGGCCAGGCAACGATCGCTGACGTCCCGAACTTTGCGACCGGCGGTGTGATGTTCATGTATGATGAGGAAGAAGTACTCATTCCTGTGGAGCTCAGTTAA
- a CDS encoding sulfatase family protein, with the protein MNVVSHFFQKQFLLPLLLLSLFLPTTVQADPLPNIVYILADDLGYGDVSCYNPESKITTPHIDRLAAEGMKFTDAHTPSAVCTPTRYGILTGRYCWRTRLKYRVLDGFDPPLIEQDQTTVPSLLKKAGYDTACVGKWHLGMQWTDKNGQPVPAVPIDRRQRPRVGDDVDYTQPILGGPLANGFDYYFGISASLNMSPFCFIRNDRPVILPTIPSERIQTEFLSVDQGMRSPDFTIRSVMPTLTGEAVQFIERQAKQSPERPFFLYFPLTAPHLPLVPNDEFKGKSAAGEYGDFVLEVDATVGAIMEALQRSGKANNTLFIFTSDNGGLYHWWTPQETDDLKYYKPNHRGQYVKDRGHQGNAHLRGTKADIWEGGHRVPFIVRWPGQTPAGTSNAELVELTDLLATCAAITDQKLPAGEGEDSVNILPALLGKELKQPLRDYAIHHSLWGHFSVRQGPWKMVPKRGSGGFTRAREVEPQPGEPTGQLYNLKQDPSETKNVWQEHPEVVERLSKILKQVQGDDK; encoded by the coding sequence ATGAACGTCGTATCGCACTTCTTCCAAAAACAGTTTCTGCTGCCGCTGCTGCTCCTGAGTCTGTTTCTGCCGACCACGGTTCAGGCAGATCCGCTGCCGAACATCGTCTATATTCTGGCAGATGATCTCGGTTATGGCGATGTAAGCTGTTACAACCCGGAATCGAAGATTACTACTCCGCACATCGATCGGCTGGCTGCGGAAGGCATGAAATTCACCGACGCCCATACGCCGTCAGCGGTCTGTACGCCAACGCGGTACGGGATACTGACCGGCCGTTACTGCTGGCGGACGCGGTTGAAATACCGTGTGCTGGACGGCTTTGATCCGCCCCTCATCGAACAGGACCAGACCACGGTCCCGTCGCTGCTCAAAAAAGCGGGATACGACACCGCCTGTGTCGGCAAGTGGCACCTGGGCATGCAGTGGACCGACAAAAACGGCCAGCCGGTGCCTGCGGTTCCCATTGACCGACGTCAGCGTCCCCGCGTGGGAGATGATGTGGATTACACCCAGCCGATTCTCGGCGGACCGCTGGCCAACGGCTTCGACTATTACTTCGGTATTTCAGCGTCTCTGAATATGTCCCCTTTCTGTTTCATCAGAAACGATCGTCCCGTGATTCTGCCTACAATTCCTTCGGAACGGATACAGACCGAATTCCTGTCCGTCGACCAGGGCATGCGCTCACCCGATTTTACAATCCGCAGTGTGATGCCTACCTTGACCGGTGAAGCGGTGCAGTTTATCGAGCGACAGGCGAAACAATCCCCCGAGCGTCCCTTCTTTCTGTATTTCCCGCTGACCGCACCACACCTGCCACTGGTACCCAACGACGAATTCAAAGGTAAAAGTGCTGCGGGCGAATATGGTGATTTTGTGCTTGAGGTGGATGCGACTGTCGGCGCAATCATGGAAGCCCTGCAGCGAAGCGGTAAGGCGAACAACACCCTGTTCATTTTCACGTCGGATAACGGCGGTCTCTATCACTGGTGGACACCGCAGGAGACCGACGACCTCAAATATTATAAGCCCAACCATCGGGGGCAATACGTCAAAGATCGTGGACATCAGGGGAATGCCCACCTCCGGGGTACGAAGGCTGACATCTGGGAAGGTGGCCACCGCGTTCCCTTCATCGTCCGCTGGCCCGGGCAGACACCTGCAGGAACATCGAATGCCGAACTGGTGGAACTGACCGACCTGCTGGCGACGTGTGCGGCAATCACGGATCAAAAGCTGCCGGCCGGTGAGGGAGAAGACAGCGTCAACATTCTGCCCGCCCTGCTGGGTAAAGAGCTTAAGCAGCCGCTACGCGATTACGCGATTCATCACTCACTGTGGGGCCATTTTTCGGTTCGCCAGGGTCCCTGGAAAATGGTTCCCAAACGGGGCTCCGGCGGCTTCACCCGCGCCCGCGAAGTCGAGCCCCAACCGGGCGAACCAACGGGGCAACTCTACAATCTGAAACAGGATCCCTCAGAGACAAAGAATGTCTGGCAGGAACACCCCGAAGTCGTTGAGCGGCTCTCAAAGATTTTGAAACAGGTTCAGGGAGATGACAAGTAA
- a CDS encoding DUF2200 domain-containing protein — MTSANDHHERVAKLTFAAVYPHYVTKVEKKGRTREELHQVISWLTGFNEKALQKQISDQITFKEFFQRAKLNPNAHLITGVICGYRVEEIDNPLTQQVRYLDKLVDELAKGKKMEKILRTE, encoded by the coding sequence GTGACCAGTGCCAACGATCATCACGAACGCGTTGCCAAACTGACGTTTGCTGCCGTGTATCCACACTACGTAACCAAGGTGGAAAAGAAAGGTCGGACCAGGGAAGAACTACACCAGGTGATCAGCTGGCTGACGGGCTTTAACGAGAAAGCGCTGCAGAAACAGATCAGCGACCAGATCACGTTCAAAGAATTCTTTCAACGCGCAAAGTTAAACCCCAACGCACATCTTATCACAGGTGTGATTTGCGGCTATCGGGTGGAAGAGATCGACAACCCGTTAACGCAACAGGTCAGGTACCTGGATAAGCTGGTCGATGAACTGGCCAAAGGGAAGAAGATGGAAAAAATCCTGCGAACAGAATGA
- a CDS encoding Tm-1-like ATP-binding domain-containing protein: MQPTVYALATMDTKGEELCFVADAIRQAGVDVVLVDVSTQGRSERADISAEMIAGSHPGGSKQVLGHTDRGAAITAMATALEHWLPAEVSAGRVDGVIALGGSGGTALAAPAFQALPVGFPKLIVSTVASGNTSPYVGFSDITLMYSVVDVAGLNSVSRRVLSNAAHAIVGMVSHRSEFPADRPALGLTMFGVTTPCVDMVREQLEARGFDPLVFHATGTGGQAMEKLVADGLIEGVLDITTTEVADELVGGIMPGGPRRFEVILERGLPYVLSLGALDMVNFGARETVPAPFADRQFLIHNPQVTLMRTTAEENRQFAHWIAEKINRSTSPVEILIPEQGISMLDKTGEAFYDPQADQCLFETLEQEIQQSADRRVTRHNCHINDAAFAEALVSAFARVSGNRFQ, translated from the coding sequence ATGCAACCAACCGTCTATGCCCTGGCGACGATGGATACCAAAGGCGAGGAACTCTGCTTCGTTGCGGATGCAATTCGTCAAGCCGGTGTTGATGTGGTTCTGGTCGATGTCAGCACGCAGGGTCGCTCAGAGCGGGCAGATATCTCTGCTGAAATGATTGCCGGCTCTCACCCGGGTGGCTCGAAACAGGTACTGGGACACACGGACCGGGGCGCAGCGATTACGGCGATGGCGACGGCACTTGAGCACTGGTTACCCGCAGAAGTCAGTGCAGGCAGGGTTGACGGAGTCATCGCCTTGGGTGGCAGCGGAGGCACAGCACTGGCTGCTCCGGCATTTCAGGCGCTACCGGTTGGCTTTCCCAAGCTGATTGTTTCGACGGTTGCCAGCGGAAATACAAGTCCCTACGTCGGTTTCAGCGATATTACGCTGATGTATTCCGTGGTTGATGTCGCCGGCTTGAATTCCGTTTCGCGGCGGGTTTTGAGCAACGCAGCTCACGCGATCGTGGGAATGGTATCACACCGCTCCGAGTTCCCTGCAGACCGCCCTGCACTGGGCCTGACCATGTTCGGTGTGACAACCCCCTGTGTGGATATGGTCCGCGAACAGCTTGAGGCACGCGGCTTTGACCCGCTGGTCTTCCATGCAACGGGCACCGGAGGCCAGGCGATGGAGAAACTCGTGGCCGATGGATTGATTGAGGGTGTTCTCGATATCACCACTACCGAAGTCGCCGATGAACTCGTAGGAGGCATCATGCCCGGCGGACCACGCCGGTTTGAGGTGATCCTCGAACGGGGGCTTCCCTATGTGCTGAGCCTGGGCGCCCTCGACATGGTCAATTTTGGTGCCCGCGAGACCGTTCCCGCCCCATTTGCCGACCGTCAGTTTCTGATCCATAATCCCCAGGTCACCCTGATGCGGACGACGGCGGAAGAGAACCGGCAGTTCGCCCACTGGATTGCAGAAAAAATCAATCGCTCTACGTCGCCTGTCGAAATCCTGATTCCTGAACAGGGAATTTCGATGCTGGATAAAACAGGCGAAGCGTTCTATGATCCCCAGGCAGACCAGTGTCTGTTCGAGACGCTGGAGCAGGAAATTCAGCAGTCCGCAGATCGACGAGTCACGCGACACAACTGTCACATCAACGACGCTGCGTTTGCCGAGGCGCTGGTCTCGGCCTTTGCACGCGTGAGCGGGAATCGCTTTCAATAA
- a CDS encoding SRPBCC family protein, whose amino-acid sequence MSDNSVKLHRVLRTTPEKLYRAFLEPEAFARWLPPNGFTARVYEMTPEEGGTFRMSFTNFTTGNGHSFSGTYLELKPHSRICYTTKFDDPGLPGEMKNTIDIQQVSCGTEIRILQEGIPEVIPTAGCYLGWQESLCHLARLVEPGIPE is encoded by the coding sequence ATGTCAGACAACTCTGTCAAACTGCACCGTGTTCTGCGTACCACACCAGAAAAACTGTACCGCGCCTTTCTGGAGCCGGAAGCTTTTGCCCGCTGGCTGCCACCAAACGGTTTCACTGCCAGAGTTTACGAAATGACTCCGGAAGAAGGGGGCACCTTCAGGATGTCGTTCACCAATTTCACTACCGGTAACGGACACAGCTTTAGCGGCACTTATCTTGAGCTGAAACCCCACTCCAGAATCTGCTACACGACGAAGTTTGACGATCCCGGACTCCCCGGTGAGATGAAAAACACCATCGATATCCAACAGGTCTCCTGCGGCACCGAAATCCGGATTCTCCAGGAAGGAATTCCCGAAGTGATTCCCACCGCAGGCTGCTACCTGGGCTGGCAGGAATCACTGTGCCACCTGGCCCGACTGGTGGAGCCGGGGATCCCCGAGTAA
- a CDS encoding phosphoenolpyruvate hydrolase family protein, whose amino-acid sequence MPESRTAILKRLREKVAAGLPIIGGGAGTGLSAKCEEAGGIDLIVIYNSGRYRMAGRGSLAGLMPYGNANEIVKDLGREVLPVVSETPVLAGVCGTDPFLLRDLFLQELQAMGFAGIQNFPTVGLIDGQFRANLEETGMGFDLEIDCIRAAHDLDLLTTPYAFDAEQAQQLTAAGADIVVAHMGLTSGGSIGATTGKTLDDSVESIRTMVDAAKSERDDVLLLCHGGPIAMPEDAQYIFDRVPGIDGFYGASSMERLPTEVALTAQVRQFGELRLTPR is encoded by the coding sequence ATGCCGGAATCCAGAACAGCCATCCTGAAACGCCTGCGGGAGAAAGTTGCTGCGGGACTGCCCATCATCGGCGGAGGTGCGGGGACAGGACTGAGCGCCAAGTGCGAGGAAGCGGGCGGGATCGACCTGATTGTGATCTACAACTCGGGCCGCTACCGAATGGCTGGACGCGGTTCGCTGGCAGGACTGATGCCTTATGGTAATGCGAATGAAATCGTCAAGGATCTGGGGCGGGAAGTCCTGCCTGTCGTCAGCGAGACACCGGTGCTGGCGGGAGTGTGCGGAACCGATCCCTTTCTGCTGCGCGACCTGTTCCTCCAGGAACTGCAGGCGATGGGTTTTGCCGGCATTCAGAATTTCCCGACCGTGGGACTGATTGATGGTCAGTTCCGCGCCAATCTCGAAGAGACCGGCATGGGCTTTGACCTGGAAATCGACTGTATTCGTGCAGCGCACGATTTAGATCTGCTTACCACTCCCTATGCCTTCGATGCGGAACAGGCACAACAGTTGACTGCCGCCGGGGCCGATATTGTGGTGGCACACATGGGGTTGACCAGCGGTGGTTCGATAGGAGCCACGACGGGAAAAACCCTGGATGACTCGGTCGAATCGATCCGCACGATGGTCGACGCGGCCAAAAGCGAACGCGACGACGTGCTGCTGCTCTGTCATGGTGGGCCGATCGCGATGCCCGAAGATGCACAATATATCTTTGATCGAGTACCGGGTATTGACGGATTTTATGGCGCCAGTTCCATGGAACGGCTGCCGACCGAGGTCGCGCTGACCGCACAGGTCCGCCAGTTCGGGGAGCTGCGTTTGACTCCCCGATAA
- a CDS encoding sodium:solute symporter family protein — protein sequence MTFWLGILLTLYVLLMVGLGLYAGGRVQTEEDYLVAGRRLPLWLAWGTLLATWFGAATVLGASEAARAEGVQGTILDPFASGLALIVAGLFFARRVWEMKLLTVGDLFAQKYGPKTELISSIVQALGYLPWIAAQYLAQSAILTHFFGLDPTIAILISALFVTFLTMIGGMWSVTLTDTVQICVVLISLVMLGVNFAASVGEGSVVVGIETTWERTPPELRTLLPEAGLLALLGWSTTWINGIFGNLPGQDLMQRIFASRSGTVASRACILAGCVYILFGLLPVGLGLASRQLWPDELPQGSDGQVLLALAELLLSPLGICLLVVTLLAIVVSTCTSAMLSPAALLSHNLLHRINWFDQRRLLTSRLSVVIVALASLPLALVTEEILELLESALAVGLVALLVPFVAGVYLKPRGEWPGLLSIGCGALFWTAHQIAASLLVTDEERLDSVPALLLSIPPELTGLLASILGYLVGQRLLHSQPDPTV from the coding sequence ATGACATTCTGGCTTGGTATTCTGCTGACACTGTATGTTCTGCTGATGGTCGGTCTCGGCCTGTATGCCGGGGGCAGGGTCCAAACGGAAGAAGATTATCTCGTCGCAGGACGGCGACTGCCGCTCTGGCTGGCATGGGGTACGCTGCTGGCAACCTGGTTCGGGGCCGCCACGGTTCTGGGGGCCAGTGAAGCAGCGCGAGCGGAGGGCGTGCAGGGGACGATCCTCGATCCGTTCGCCTCGGGGCTGGCTCTGATCGTGGCTGGTCTGTTCTTCGCCCGGCGGGTCTGGGAGATGAAGCTCCTGACCGTGGGGGATCTCTTCGCGCAGAAGTACGGTCCGAAAACGGAACTGATCTCCAGTATCGTTCAGGCCCTGGGCTACCTGCCCTGGATCGCGGCTCAGTACCTGGCGCAATCGGCCATTCTCACTCATTTTTTCGGACTCGACCCCACGATCGCAATTCTGATCTCCGCCTTGTTTGTCACTTTCCTGACAATGATCGGGGGAATGTGGTCGGTGACCCTGACCGATACCGTGCAGATCTGCGTGGTGCTGATCAGTCTGGTGATGCTGGGCGTCAACTTCGCAGCCTCGGTGGGTGAGGGTTCCGTGGTGGTCGGAATTGAAACGACCTGGGAGCGGACGCCACCAGAACTGCGGACCCTGCTACCTGAAGCGGGACTGCTGGCTCTGCTGGGCTGGTCGACAACCTGGATCAACGGCATCTTCGGAAATCTGCCCGGACAGGATCTGATGCAACGGATATTCGCCAGTCGCAGCGGGACGGTCGCCTCGCGGGCCTGCATCCTGGCGGGCTGTGTGTATATTCTGTTTGGTCTGTTGCCCGTCGGACTGGGGCTGGCTTCGCGACAACTCTGGCCCGATGAACTGCCCCAGGGCAGTGATGGTCAGGTCCTGCTGGCACTGGCTGAACTGCTGCTGTCACCCTTGGGAATCTGTCTGCTGGTCGTCACGCTGCTGGCGATTGTCGTGTCTACCTGCACCAGCGCGATGCTTTCACCGGCCGCGTTACTCTCGCATAATCTGTTGCATCGCATCAACTGGTTTGACCAGCGACGCCTGCTGACCAGTCGCTTGAGCGTCGTCATCGTGGCCCTGGCCAGTCTCCCTCTGGCGCTGGTGACCGAAGAGATTCTGGAACTGCTCGAAAGTGCTCTCGCGGTGGGACTGGTGGCGCTGCTGGTTCCCTTTGTGGCCGGTGTCTATCTCAAGCCGCGTGGTGAATGGCCGGGACTACTCTCCATCGGTTGTGGGGCTCTGTTCTGGACAGCCCATCAGATCGCAGCGTCACTACTGGTCACTGACGAGGAACGGCTCGATTCAGTGCCTGCTCTGTTGCTCTCGATCCCTCCCGAGTTGACAGGTCTGCTGGCGAGCATACTGGGGTATCTGGTGGGACAACGTCTGCTGCACTCTCAGCCAGACCCAACTGTCTGA
- a CDS encoding peptidyl-alpha-hydroxyglycine alpha-amidating lyase family protein, which yields MKLSRLIILLCFSIFGLMSTMGDSHAADPVIFVPAADNGIQLPEELTLGPCSAVDFDSEGRMYLFHRGKQPILCFDRAGRFLRSWGDNLIGQAHGLRVDQHDHIWVTDIGNHMVYQFDSQGKILLAIGQPGKPGTGENQFDKPTDIAFGRHDEIYISDGYGNSRVMKFAANGKYLGQWGEPGKGPGQFNLPHSIILDRQGRILVGDRENNRVQAFNSEGKLLEIWTGFAPYGMEFDAQGNLFVADGRANKVLLLNSSGKVAQSWGRKGAGPGEFNLPHMLTADTADNLFIAEIGGKRLQKLLREK from the coding sequence ATGAAACTGTCTCGATTAATAATTTTGCTCTGCTTTTCAATATTCGGCCTGATGTCGACGATGGGAGACTCACATGCGGCTGACCCGGTGATCTTCGTTCCAGCCGCCGACAATGGCATTCAGCTTCCGGAAGAACTGACTCTCGGCCCCTGTTCGGCAGTTGACTTCGACAGTGAGGGGCGGATGTATCTGTTTCATCGGGGCAAGCAGCCGATCCTCTGCTTTGATCGTGCAGGCCGATTCCTTCGTTCGTGGGGAGATAACCTGATCGGTCAGGCACACGGACTCCGCGTCGATCAGCACGATCATATCTGGGTCACCGATATCGGGAATCACATGGTTTACCAGTTCGATTCCCAGGGGAAAATATTGCTGGCCATCGGTCAGCCAGGCAAACCAGGAACCGGCGAAAACCAGTTTGATAAACCGACCGATATCGCCTTCGGCCGTCACGATGAAATCTATATCTCCGATGGCTACGGTAACAGCCGCGTCATGAAGTTCGCCGCGAATGGAAAATACCTGGGACAGTGGGGCGAGCCGGGGAAAGGACCAGGACAGTTCAATCTTCCCCATTCGATTATCCTCGATCGCCAGGGACGCATTCTGGTCGGCGACCGCGAAAACAACCGCGTGCAGGCGTTTAATTCGGAAGGCAAGCTGCTGGAGATCTGGACCGGCTTCGCTCCCTATGGTATGGAATTCGATGCTCAGGGAAACCTGTTCGTTGCTGATGGACGTGCCAACAAAGTGTTGTTGTTGAATTCCAGTGGAAAAGTCGCTCAGAGCTGGGGCCGCAAAGGGGCCGGACCAGGCGAGTTCAATCTGCCTCACATGCTGACCGCGGACACCGCCGATAATCTGTTCATCGCAGAAATCGGCGGTAAACGTCTGCAGAAACTCCTGCGGGAAAAATAA
- a CDS encoding carbonic anhydrase family protein, translating into MLRMSLNPLLTCCLLTVLLTSCAKEQPAAGNASENSSETIGDVKPLVNRVLTQEEQAQLTPEQVLTLLKEGNQRFVAGTLTARDHSKLVREAALGQYPKAVILSCLDSRIPVEDVFDRGIGDIFVARVAGNFENTDILGSMEFACKVSGSKLVFVLGHESCGAIRGAIDGVELGNITAMLANIKPAVEHFKDYEGEQTGQNPEFVKMVTKQNVLATIDRIRTNSPILKEMEQQGDIKIVGGIYNMDTGTVTMLEE; encoded by the coding sequence ATGCTCAGAATGAGTCTGAACCCGTTGCTGACCTGTTGTCTTTTGACTGTCTTGCTTACCTCTTGCGCAAAAGAACAGCCAGCTGCCGGCAACGCATCAGAAAATAGTTCCGAAACCATTGGCGATGTCAAACCGCTGGTCAACCGGGTGCTGACTCAGGAAGAACAGGCGCAACTGACGCCGGAGCAGGTACTCACGCTGCTCAAAGAGGGAAATCAACGCTTCGTGGCAGGCACACTCACTGCCCGCGATCATTCCAAACTGGTTCGAGAGGCGGCTCTGGGACAGTATCCCAAAGCAGTGATTCTGTCCTGTCTCGATTCGCGTATTCCTGTGGAAGACGTTTTCGATCGGGGCATCGGCGATATTTTCGTGGCCCGTGTGGCAGGGAACTTCGAAAATACCGACATCTTGGGCAGCATGGAGTTTGCCTGTAAGGTTTCGGGTTCCAAGCTCGTCTTTGTGCTGGGACACGAGAGTTGTGGCGCGATCCGCGGGGCGATTGACGGCGTCGAACTGGGCAATATCACCGCAATGCTGGCCAACATCAAACCAGCCGTCGAGCACTTTAAAGATTACGAGGGAGAGCAGACGGGGCAGAACCCTGAGTTCGTGAAGATGGTCACCAAACAGAATGTGCTGGCAACCATCGATCGCATTCGAACCAACAGCCCGATCCTGAAAGAAATGGAACAACAGGGGGACATCAAAATCGTCGGTGGAATCTATAACATGGATACCGGCACTGTCACCATGCTGGAAGAGTAG
- a CDS encoding sugar phosphate isomerase/epimerase family protein, producing MPTSDFLSRRQFVLLAAAAAASHPLLAQGAKSEEGYLNGRLYKTLKIGMVRAGDSLEEKFALAKEAGFDGIELNTPGIDVKEVNAAIKATGLPVDGSVNAGHWNVRHTDPDPKVRAKALDSLKEALRQTHAVGGNTVLLVVGKGSDGPEEEIWKRSIDNISQAIPLAAELGVPIAVENVWNQFCYDHEGDHKQTAEKFVKYIDEFDSPWVGMQFDIGNHWKYGSMGDWIRQLNKRIIKLDLKGFSREMGKFTKIGEGDLDWADVRKALAEIKYAGWAAAEVAGGDLARLKEISANMDRVFGLTPQS from the coding sequence ATGCCTACATCCGATTTTCTTTCCCGCCGTCAGTTTGTCCTGTTAGCCGCTGCTGCCGCAGCTTCCCATCCTCTGCTGGCGCAAGGTGCCAAAAGTGAGGAAGGCTATCTCAACGGTCGTCTCTATAAAACCTTGAAGATCGGAATGGTACGGGCCGGGGACAGTCTCGAAGAAAAATTCGCTCTTGCTAAAGAAGCGGGCTTCGATGGTATTGAATTGAATACACCAGGCATCGATGTTAAAGAAGTCAACGCAGCTATCAAAGCGACCGGACTGCCCGTCGATGGATCCGTCAACGCCGGGCACTGGAATGTACGGCACACCGATCCCGACCCCAAAGTACGAGCCAAGGCACTCGACAGCCTGAAGGAAGCACTCCGCCAGACACATGCCGTCGGTGGAAACACGGTTCTGCTGGTCGTCGGCAAGGGGAGTGATGGTCCAGAAGAGGAAATCTGGAAACGTTCGATCGACAATATCTCGCAGGCCATCCCGCTGGCTGCGGAACTGGGAGTTCCCATTGCAGTTGAGAATGTCTGGAACCAGTTCTGCTACGACCACGAAGGCGATCACAAACAGACCGCTGAGAAGTTCGTAAAATACATCGACGAGTTCGATTCCCCATGGGTCGGTATGCAGTTTGATATCGGCAATCACTGGAAATACGGCAGCATGGGCGACTGGATTCGTCAACTCAATAAACGGATCATCAAGCTGGACCTCAAAGGGTTCTCACGCGAAATGGGCAAGTTTACCAAGATCGGTGAAGGCGATCTGGACTGGGCCGATGTCCGCAAAGCGTTGGCAGAAATCAAGTACGCCGGCTGGGCAGCCGCTGAAGTTGCCGGCGGTGATCTGGCACGGCTGAAAGAAATCTCAGCCAACATGGATCGCGTCTTCGGTTTGACTCCCCAATCTTAA